The window TTTTTGGAAAGTCGTGTTATAAATATACAAATATAAATCAATGATAGGGATATGTCCTTGGGAGTTGGTTCACAAGAGAGAGAAGGCCGCGGCTGAAAGCCTTCTTTGAAGCATTCCAGCGATACCACCCTTGAGTGGCGGTCGGAAATTGGAGTATGACTGCCCGGAACGGCCGTTACCCGTATCAAGTGGGTCTGCACCAAGAAAGGTGGAACCGCGGAAGCTAAAATCTTTCGTCCTTTCAATCGATAAGGATGAAGGATTTTTTTATTTTGGCGAAGGAGTGATAGACGTGCAAGATCATCATGTGAATGTGGGAATTCTAGGACTGGGGACCGTGGGCACCGGCGTGGCTCGAATCTTACTTACGCAACAGGATCTATTACGGACTCGTTCGGCTTTGACTTTTACCTTACATACGATCGTGGAATTGAATTGGGACAAAGAGCGGGATTTGGATCTCAGCGGCGTAGAATGCATTACGGACGCGCAAAAAATGCTCGAGAATCCCGAGATTGACATCATAGTGGAGACCATCGGGGGTTATGAACCAGCCTTCACTTTTATCGCAACCGCCTTGCGCAATCGAAAGCATGTGGTTACCGCCAATAAGGCTTTGATTGCCACCCGGGGCCGGGAATTATTCCAAATTGCCAAGGAGAACGGCGTGGATTTATTGTTTGAGGCCAGCGTCGGCGGGGGCATCCCGATTATTAAGGGCCTGCGGGAGGGACTGGTTGCGAACCAGATTGAACGCGTTTATGGGATATTGAACGGGACTTCCAACTATATATTGACCCGGATGCATCAGGAAGAGCTGGAATTCGGCCAGGCGCTCGCCGAAGCGCAAGCCAAAGGATTCGCCGAGGCCGATCCTACGCTGGATGTGAGCGGCGGAGACGCCGCTCACAAACTGACGATTCTGGCGTCGATCGCTGCTTCCGGTTTTGTCAACTATCAGGACCTGTATATCGAGGGTATTCAGAATATCACCAAGCTGGATATCAATTTCGCCAAGTCGTTTGGCTATACCATCAAGTTGCTGGCGGTAATGCGCCGGATGGAAAACGGACTGGACTTGCGGGTTCACCCGACCTTGGTGCCAAATAACCATCTCTTGGCCGCGGTGAATAATGAGTTGAACGCAGTCTTTGTCAAGGGCGATTTCGTCGGCAACACCATGTTCTATGGTCCGGGAGCCGGGGAACGGCCGACCGCCAGCTCCATTGTGAGCGATATCGTGGATCTGTCCCGCGACTTGTTGCTCAAAGAAGGGGAGCAGTTCAGCTGCCGGACCCTCAACCCCGAGCAGGGGATTCCGGTGGTGCCGGTGGAGCAGATCAGGAACCGTTTTTATCTGCGTTTCTTCACGCTGGATGCCCCGGGAATCCTGTCGAAGA is drawn from Hydrogenispora ethanolica and contains these coding sequences:
- a CDS encoding homoserine dehydrogenase; amino-acid sequence: MQDHHVNVGILGLGTVGTGVARILLTQQDLLRTRSALTFTLHTIVELNWDKERDLDLSGVECITDAQKMLENPEIDIIVETIGGYEPAFTFIATALRNRKHVVTANKALIATRGRELFQIAKENGVDLLFEASVGGGIPIIKGLREGLVANQIERVYGILNGTSNYILTRMHQEELEFGQALAEAQAKGFAEADPTLDVSGGDAAHKLTILASIAASGFVNYQDLYIEGIQNITKLDINFAKSFGYTIKLLAVMRRMENGLDLRVHPTLVPNNHLLAAVNNELNAVFVKGDFVGNTMFYGPGAGERPTASSIVSDIVDLSRDLLLKEGEQFSCRTLNPEQGIPVVPVEQIRNRFYLRFFTLDAPGILSKISGVLAQNGISISSMVQLETHGKDNYVPIVLLTHEASEQAMKQALDAIGKFDFIQENYLRIRLF